Below is a genomic region from Rhodospirillum centenum SW.
GGCGTGGACGTCCTCGGCCGACTGCACGAAGCTGTAGCCGATCAGGTCGGCGTGCGCGGCCACGAAGTCCAGGTCCGCGCGGTCGTCGTCGGTCAGGGCGGCCAGCCCCAGTTCCGTGTCCGGGAAGTTCAGCCCCTTCTCCGGCTTCAGCCGGTGCCCGTCGGGCGGCGCGTGCTCGACCCGGAGCAGCAGCCCGTCCGGCCCGGCGGCGGTGACGACGGCGCCCACCCGCCCGTCGTCGATGAAGACCCGGTGGCCGGGCCGGGCACAGGCCAGCACGGCCGGGATGGTGCAGGTCGCCTGATGCAGGGGCGCGTCGCGCCGCGGGAAGCGGGCGGCGGCGGTCAGCAGCAGCGGGTCGCCGATGCCGATGCGGCGGTCGCCGGCCGGGGTCAGGACGCTGCCGGTGCGCACCTTCGGCCCGGCCAGATCCATCAGCACCCGCACGCGCCGGCCGGTGGCGGCCTCGGCCCCGCGCAGGTTGGCGATCATGCGGCCCCAGGCATCGGGACCGTCATGGGCGCAGTTGATCCGAACGGCATCCGTCCCCGCCTGCACCAGCCGGCGCATCAGGGCGGGGTCGGTCGCCGCTTCGGGCGGCAGGGTGACCAGGATGCGGACCTGCCGGGGACCATCGGGCCGTGGCCCGAACAGCTCGACCGCGTTGCGCGCCAGCAGGCGCTCGCCGCGGAAATAGCGGCGCGGTCCGGGAAAGTCGCCTGGCCGCGGCGCCCCCGCGATGGCGGCCAGCGCCGCCGCCACGGCGTCCAGGTTGGCGCGCACGCGCCCCTCGCAGCGGCCCAGGCTGGACAGGCCCCAGGGCATCAGCGCCGTCTGCAACGGCCGCAGGTCATGCCGGCGCAGCGCCAGATAGTCGGCGAAGTTGGCGGCGGACAGGCGGAAGGCCCGGCGCTCCACCCGGTCGCCCCACCCGGCCAGGACCGCCGCCGCTTCCGCCGCGACGCAGTCACGCAGGCCGGAGACCAGCCCCAGCAGGGCAGCGGGCGATGCTGCGGCAGCGTGCGAGAAATCCGGCGGATGGCAGCCCGCCTCCGGCGGGACGGGAACGGTATCCG
It encodes:
- a CDS encoding pyruvate kinase; the protein is MPDTVPVPPEAGCHPPDFSHAAAASPAALLGLVSGLRDCVAAEAAAVLAGWGDRVERRAFRLSAANFADYLALRRHDLRPLQTALMPWGLSSLGRCEGRVRANLDAVAAALAAIAGAPRPGDFPGPRRYFRGERLLARNAVELFGPRPDGPRQVRILVTLPPEAATDPALMRRLVQAGTDAVRINCAHDGPDAWGRMIANLRGAEAATGRRVRVLMDLAGPKVRTGSVLTPAGDRRIGIGDPLLLTAAARFPRRDAPLHQATCTIPAVLACARPGHRVFIDDGRVGAVVTAAGPDGLLLRVEHAPPDGHRLKPEKGLNFPDTELGLAALTDDDRADLDFVAAHADLIGYSFVQSAEDVHALQEELRRRRPDDWRRLGLVAKIETPRAVRNLPGIIVAAAGRQPFGIMIARGDLAVELGFERTAEMQEEILWLAEAAHVPVIWATQVLETLVKKGLPTRGEMTDAAMASRAECVMLNKGEHVAEAVAALDRLLGRMAGHQMKKTPRLRALLSW